The Nicotiana sylvestris chromosome 6, ASM39365v2, whole genome shotgun sequence genomic sequence cgcgccccGCAAGAAGGGGCgcaaaagggagttttttccaattaaaggacaatcgaaacgggatttatttatttattttagaatcACCACTcgggatatttatggtgtcccaagtcaccggttttaaatcccgaatcgaggaaaataatgactctgtttaacagtctacgcaccagaaatccggataaggaattttgttaacccgggagaaggtgttaggcattcccgagtttcgtggttctagcacggtcgctcaactgtcatattcggcttgattatctgattttatacaattatgaacctatgtgcaaatttgaACTGTCTACCGCTTTGTTATTACTTAttcaaggaattgcaacgtcatgagaatgcatctcgaattgcaccacataaatgtacccgcaatttttgatacgttccaagttcgttgagatttggatttgggtcacataaatgtgcactcgagtttaggaaaataacattattaaatacgcgcctaaagactaacgcgttgttattttgagaaaagtcgtaaagttcgctatgcgtcCTGTCTCGAAATATAAGCATTCGAAATAACTATCCATTGatggccccgcaatttgtgtattcttgtttgtcgaggcttgtctcattcattattttttaaaggaatttgcaacatcatggacatgcatctcgaaccacgtcacaatcaatgtacccgtgattagcgacacatttcgactccgttgagatttggatttgggtcacataaatgtgcacccgagtttaggaaaataacattattaaagcacgcgcctaaagagactaacgcgcgGTTGTTTTGGGGAAAAGACCgcgaagttcgctaagcggccgatcccgagttctaagtaattaatacgtaTATTTGTGAGGGCCCTGCAGTCTGTGCGTTTtgctaggcgaggctcatctcattttattttaaaagggacagtcctaaagtgactatatttttttattaagtttgtctctaaaagaaaatctccaaattaattacatgcttaaaaaggGGGATgtgacttattagttattagtctaagacaaatgcaaatggaaaattgtaatcgagtttgtacaaagggagattatttcattccttattctattagttaataacactaaagttgagattatgaatagaacacgagattgacacccgctaatatcaaaacaaaccaaccactctttgattaatttaaaccaACATTATTAGATGACTTGAACTATTGGAATTGACTATGTGTAATGCAAAGCcattttttttactctttttacGACTTGTCGAAGAAATGCGTCAATGCTTAAAAAACCGACATTAGGCTAACATCAATCACTAACATTCGAGAATATTAGTTTACTAACATTATTCACAtttttgtagaaatagattcaacagtCCAGTTTACGAATTCCGCAGGCATTTGCATGATATTAATGAATGAGATATCCTAATATACAAATCAGTAGAAAAGCTAgatccaacttaaagcttcaaatcttcatgtaTATTCATGCTTATGTTTTCGGCTTACAAATGACCAAGGTTACAGCTGtatacctggaaatggcaatacaagaagatgaaagagcagtcagcaacagtaataacacggcaagacaacagcaacccaacagcagcaattcaAACCAGATTCGAGGCCAGggaaatttgaagaaaaccaaaccAGCTCGATAGAGCAAACTCCAAAAGCTTATAAAAGACTAAACCGCAACAAACAACATCACCTCAAACAGACccaaccacgcgtgtattaaaccccaAAGCTAAACTCGTAGactactttgtttttgttttctctttttaaactctccagaACTCTCTTAAGATTTTCAGAAAAATGTTCAACCCCTCTCTAGATTTCCAGAATCCTCCTCTTTTTTTTCtaagtgactctatttataacccaaaacaggtatgggcaacatattttaatcaatccctttttcatcttttcataccattatgttttgttctcCACACTTGTATGCCTTATTTatcactatattaaacaatgcattattgcccattaccaCATGTCTTATCCCACACCATGTGTTAaataatgtattattttaatatattagcGCTTAGTGGAccgagcactcaaattaatcatttttttaaaacttaaaaatcccgaaaatgtccctgaaaatactgaaattacaattctaccccatcagctatacccaattcatctaatcaatttccaactaatAATCAAATTCTGCATAATAAACTtgccaaacaaactcctaatcgacaacgttGATGAATTAACAACAACGTCAGATTCATATCCGAACAAACTTAACGGAACAAACGAGTAGACTTCAATCACTAACTTGAGCATCAATCGACCTCAAAACAGTAGGCAAGTCATCCAAAACGCACACACACATAATTTCAAGGAATATGCAGTAGGAATATCATGCGAAAATgttcaaaaatgaaaccacatATTTAAACGAAACCTAAGAAAATACAGCAAAAATCCGTGAACGAACTATGGCTGACCTTTATGTTAACGATCCGACGTCAAACAATGTTGAACTTCCGATGAAACACAATTTCGTTCGCAACACTGTTTCGACGCTTGACTAACAGACCCGGACTCCAATGGAACCTCGACGTACTGCCTCGACGTATGACTGAGCACGACCTCGAACCAACCTCAGCTTAAAATTGTCTTGTGTGTGTGTGCAAGTGGTTTCTGGTGGACTGGTTGGTGTTGCGACTGACTAGGGAAGGAGTTGGGGTGAGCAGCTGTGGCTGGGAGATGGAGGGGTCGTTTAGGACGATGGGTGAGGCAGCAGAGTGGAAGCACGCTCACATTCTGTCGATGGGTCGCTTGACACCAAGAGTGAAAGCAAGAAATGCGTGCTCACGGGTCTGACCATCCTTGGAAATACCAGCTTCAAAGCCACCAGTGGTGGAGTCAATAATAAGAACATCACGATCAGCCTGGGAAGTACCAGTGATCATGTTCTTGATAAAGTCCCTATGTCCGGGAGCATCAATCACGGTGCAGTAGTATTTGGTGGTCTCAAACTTCCACAAGGCAATATCAATGGTGATACCACGCTCACGTTCAGCCTTAAGCTTGTCAAGCACCCAGGCATACTTGAATGACCTCTTGTTCATCTCAGCAGCTTCCTTCTCGCACCTCTCAATAACACGCTTGTTAATACCACCAAGCTTGTAGATCAAGTGACCAGTGGTGGTCGACTTTCCAGAGTCAACGTGGCCAATGACCACAATGACTAAAAGACTTTGAGAAAGGGAAATTAAGCTTCGATAGGTCCCTCACGGCGCAGTAGAAGAAAATCACAGGCAAAGTGATGAGGAGGAGGGCAGCCATAGGCATGGGAGCTGGAGATGTTGATGACActaacgaagaagaagaagaagcggcCATGGCGTTCGTCGCTTGGTTGTTCCGACGAAGATGAAGGAAGCATCCATGGGAGTTTGAGGTGGAAGGGTCATTTGGAGAAGGAGAGGAGAGGGGGCGGGCAGCTCTTTTTTTAGGGTTTGAGGGTTgggaaatgaaaaaatgaaaatgaaagaagggGAGTGCTTGTTTGGGTTATGGGGTGGACCGGTTCGGGTTGACCCGGTAGGGGTTTGGttaaggggttatttggtttgggcctggggtttaaaattgaagaaaaggcccaatccgattttcttcttcttttcttgcttcttttttcttcttttattttttcttaaactaaaaactaaactctaaaaatcctaaattatcctatagaactaaattgatttataaaagtgctaattaactcttaataacaattaacacacatttaagtagcaattacgataaaatcacacaattgggacattaaatgctaaaaatgcaacgtacattatttttatgattttttggtcttgtaaaacaaacttaattgctcttaattgtagaattaaatcctaaatgcaaatgcgatatatttttgtattttttattaatttaacaaataaacatgcatgggcaaatacaaataattatccaaaaataccacgaaaattttcaaaattcgacacaaaggaaaattattttattttgaatttttgggagtaattctcacat encodes the following:
- the LOC104240709 gene encoding elongation factor 1-alpha-like; the protein is MAASSSSSLVSSTSPAPMPMAALLLITLPSTTTGHLIYKLGGINKRVIERCEKEAAEMNKRSFKYAWVLDKLKAERERGITIDIALWKFETTKYYCTVIDAPGHRDFIKNMITGTSQADRDVLIIDSTTGGFEAGISKDGQTREHAFLAFTLGVKRPIDRM